In Xyrauchen texanus isolate HMW12.3.18 chromosome 35, RBS_HiC_50CHRs, whole genome shotgun sequence, one DNA window encodes the following:
- the slc34a2b gene encoding LOW QUALITY PROTEIN: solute carrier family 34 member 2b (The sequence of the model RefSeq protein was modified relative to this genomic sequence to represent the inferred CDS: inserted 1 base in 1 codon), giving the protein MAPLSENGILPATRPPELGAKDAAELQPYFSISPAEEEQAEPQEVDPWNLPELRDTGVKWSELDTXGKVFLAVTSIVRLGILLGLLYLFVCSLDVLSSAFQLVGGKAAGDIFQDNAVLSNPVAGLVIGVLVTVLVQSSSTSSSIVVSMVSSGLLEVKSAVPIIMGANIGTSVTNTIVAVMQAGDRNEFRRAFAGATVHDFFNWLSVLVLLPLEVASGFLYRLTDLIIDSFNIQTGADAPDLLKVITVPLTKNIIQLDSSVISGIATGDPAARNKSLIKIWCKSEKVTNLVNITVPGIANCTPDALCWVEGNVTWTEQNQTETINLQKCTHIFVNANLPDLAVGLILLALSLLALCTCLILIVKLLNSMLKGQVAVVIKKVLNTDFPFPFAWVTGYLAMLVGAGMTFIVQSSSVFTSAITPLVGIGVISIERAYPLTLGSNIGTTTTALLAALASPGETLANSLQISLCHFFFNICGILLWYPIPFTRIPIRLAKALGNLTAKYRWFAAFYLFLCFFLLPLLVLGLSIAGWQVLVGVGVPAVVFLVFVMAVNIMQKRCPRFLPSFLRSWNFLPKPLHSLKPWDRQVTSAMTFCRTHCCCCCKCCKKEEDDEEKETNKKLRSLEMFDNPALTIEDEKDQAKATHL; this is encoded by the exons ATGGCCCCACTGTCTGAGAACGGAATTCTTCCCGCCACACGACCGCCTGAACTCG GCGCCAAAGATGCAGCAGAATTGCAGCCTTACTTCAGCATCTCTCCGGCTGAAGAAGAGCAAGCAGAACCGCAGGAGGTTGACCCGTGGAATTTGCCCGAGCTCCGGGACACTGGGGTGAAATGGTCAG AATTGGACA AGGGGAAAGTTTTTCTGGCTGTGACGTCCATCGTGCGGCTGGGTATTCTGCTGGGACTGCTCTACTTGTTTGTCTGCTCACTGGACGTCCTGAGCTCCGCGTTCCAACTCGTTGGAG GAAAGGCAGCTGGTGATATCTTCCAGGATAATGCAGTACTTTCCAACCCAGTGGCTGGACTGGTCATTGGAGTTCTGGTCACTGTCCTTGTTCAGAGCTCCAGCACATCCTCCTCCATTGTGGTCAGCATGGTGTCCTCTGGac TGTTGGAGGTGAAGTCTGCAGTGCCAATCATAATGGGTGCCAATATCGGCACTTCTGTGACAAACACCATTGTTGCTGTGATGCAGGCAGGAGACCGCAATGAGTTCCGCAG GGCATTTGCTGGTGCCACGGTCCATGACTTCTTTAACTGGCTGTCTGTGCTGGTGTTGTTGCCTCTTGAGGTGGCCTCAGGGTTCCTCTACAGGCTCACAGATCTCATCATCGATTCCTTTAACATTCAAACTGGCGCAGATGCTCCAGATCTGCTGAAGGTCATCACTGTACCCCTCACAAAGAACATTATTCAG CTCGACAGCTCTGTTATCAGTGGCATTGCGACTGGTGACCCCGCCGCCCGCAACAAAAGTTTGATTAAGATCTGGTGCAAATCAGAAAAAGTGACG AACCTTGTGAATATCACAGTCCCTGGAATTGCAAACTGCACCCCTGATGCTCTCTGCTGGGTGGAGGGCAATGTGACCTGGACTGAGCAGAACCAGACAGAAACTATCAACTTGCAAAAAT GCACTCATATATTTGTGAACGCAAATCTACCTGACTTAGCGGTGGGTTTGATTTTGTTGGCTCTGTCATTGCTGGCCCTCTGTACCTGTCTCATTCTGATCGTCAAGTTGCTGAACTCCATGCTAAAGGGTCAGGTGGCGGTCGTCATCAAAAAGGTGCTCAACACAG ATTTCCCCTTCCCCTTTGCCTGGGTGACGGGTTACCTGGCCATGCTTGTTGGAGCTGGAATGACCTTCATTGTTCAGAGCAGCTCTGTCTTCACCTCGGCCATCACCCCACTAGTTG GTATTGGTGTTATTAGCATTGAGAGGGCTTATCCACTTACACTGGGCTCCAACATTGGTACAACAACAACTGCCCTTCTCGCTGCTTTGGCCAGTCCAGGAGAAACGCTGGCTAACTCATTACAG ATTTCTCTCTGTCATTTCTTCTTCAACATCTGTGGTATTTTACTGTGGTACCCCATCCCCTTCACCCGCATCCCTATCCGATTGGCCAAAGCTCTGGGTAACCTCACAGCCAAATACCGCTGGTTTGCGGCATTTTACCTCTTCCTGTGCTTCTTCCTCCTGCCACTTTTGGTTCTGGGCTTGTCCATCGCAGGCTGGCAGGTGTTGGTGGGGGTCGGGGTGCCTGCGGTGGTCTTCCTGGTCTTTGTGATGGCAGTGAACATCATGCAGAAGCGGTGCCCGAGATTCTTGCCCTCATTCCTCCGCAGCTGGAACTTCCTGCCCAAACCGCTGCACTCCCTCAAACCTTGGGACAGACAGGTTACTTCAGCAAtgaccttctgcagaacacactgctgttgctgctgcaagTGTTGCAAGAAGGAAGAAGATGATGAAGAGAAGGAGACAAATAAGAAGCTTAGGAGTTTAGAGATGTTCGACAATCCAGCACTCACTATAGAAGATGAGAAGGACCAGGCGAAAGCGACACATTTATAA